The following proteins are co-located in the Triticum aestivum cultivar Chinese Spring chromosome 1A, IWGSC CS RefSeq v2.1, whole genome shotgun sequence genome:
- the LOC123172358 gene encoding serine carboxypeptidase-like 51, whose protein sequence is MESRALALISVLLLSLLRAAHATTAGTADGMERWGYVEVRPKAHLFWWYYKSPQAQRVSTPTKPWPTVLWLQGGPGASGVGVGDFLEVGPLNGDLKPRSSTWLQKADLIFVDNPVGVGYSYVEDDSLLVTTDLQAAADMNTLLKALVKELTTLQSSPLFIVAESYGGKYAATLGVSVVRAVRAGELKLPLGGVALGDSWISPEDFASSYGALLFQVSRLDRNGADHANKDAQVVKQQVAAGHYKQAQATLNRMLNWIIVNSGHVDVYNFLLDTGMDPVVAASSSPAVPEYSRYLESKSVGDSIQEAMNGAIKQKLKIIPKDLVWQAQSSSVYYALINDFMKPRIQEVDELLSYGVNVTVYSGQLDVICSTVGAEAWVQKLKWDGLKNFLALPRQPLYCGSAGATKGFVRSYKNLHFYWILGAGHFVPVDQPCVALDMIGNITQSPALSRS, encoded by the exons ATGGAGTCCCGTGCTCTCGCCCtcatctccgtcctcctcctctctctgcttCGTGCCGCGCATGCCACCACCGCCGGAACCGCCGACGGCATGGAGCGGTGGGGATACGTGGAGGTTCGGCCGA AGGCTCACCTGTTCTGGTGGTACTACAAGAGCCCCCAGGCCCAGAGGGTGTCCACGCCCACCAAGCCATGGCCGACCGTCCTCTGGCTGCAGGGTGGCCCG GGAGCGTCGGGCGTCGGGGTCGGCGACTTCCTCGAGGTCGGGCCGCTCAACGGCGACCTCAAGCCACGcagctcgacatggctgcagaagGCCGACCTCATCTTCGTG GACAACCCTGTGGGGGTCGGATACAGCTACGTGGAGGACGACAGCCTGCTGGTGACCACCGATCTACAGGCGGCGGCGGACATGAACACGCTGCTCAAGGCCCTCGTCAAGGAGCTGACGACTCTGCAGAGCAGCCCGCTGTTCATCGTCGCCGAGTCGTACGGCGGCAAGTACGCCGCCACGCTCGGCGTCTCCGTCGTCAGAGCCGTCCGCGCCGGCGAGCTCAAGCTCCCGCTCGGCGGCGTGGCGCTCGGAGACAGCTGGATCTCGCCGGAGGATTTCGCG TCTTCGTATGGCGCGCTCTTGTTCCAGGTGTCGCGGCTGGATCGCAACGGCGCAGACCACGCAAACAA GGACGCACAGGTGGTGAAGCAGCAGGTTGCGGCGGGGCACTACAAGCAAGCACAGGCCACACTCAACCGAATGCTCAACTGGATCATCGTCAACAGCGGCCACGTG GACGTGTATAACTTCTTGCTGGACACCGGGATGGACCCGGTGGTCGCGGCGAGCTCATCGCCGGCGGTGCCGGAGTACTCGAGGTACCTGGAGAGCAAGTCCGTAGGGGACTCCATTCAGGAGGCCATGAACGGAGCCATCAAGCAAAAGCTCAAGATCATCCCCAAAGACCTAGT ATGGCAGGCGCAATCCTCCAGCGTCTATTACGCGCTGATCAACGATTTCATGAAGCCGAGGATTCAGGAG GTTGATGAGCTCCTGTCGTATGGTGTCAATGTGACCGTGTACAGTGGGCAG CTCGACGTGATCTGCTCGACTGTCGGCGCAGAAGCATGGGTACAGAAGCTCAA ATGGGATGGACTGAAGAACTTCTTGGCCCTGCCAAGACAGCCTCTCTACTGTGGCTCTGCTGGAGCCACCAAGGGCTTTGTTAGATCCTACAAAAACCTGCATTTCTACTGGATCCTTGGAGCAGGGCACTTT GTGCCTGTTGATCAGCCATGCGTTGCGCTTGACATGATCGGCAACATAACACAGTCTCCGGCTCTTTCTCGCTCATAG